Proteins found in one Planococcus citri chromosome 2, ihPlaCitr1.1, whole genome shotgun sequence genomic segment:
- the LOC135836412 gene encoding facilitated trehalose transporter Tret1-2 homolog produces MTSKKAIFRQTLILLPVYVNVVLMGATVGWIANALYLLKQPSAIGKAITFTQGSWIAASTQVGKLVFAIPAGILTDKIGRKKICTGVAVTNVVCWLTLSISQSIGMIFFIRFMQGVTIALLHSVALMLIGEIASPRLRGTYVGMYQVCSYTGTLFESIVAVIFPSYRILAYATTALGLIYFALFWWLEESPSYLLSTGKDSLGFQVLRHIRPDSTESELNEEFDSMKRSINAEKERKNTSNFMQFLFSPVNRNCLLLMITMHFFACFTGSAPLSSYVTLILPKNNYVEKKFYPLISVSLKISSAMGVSFILDKLPRKVLYVSVTILVFVVQMANGFLSLFRTLFGSNWDIAYIIGNYVFLLIWASFLEPINDLVRSEILPQNIKGFGSSLCVMSMAASKALSYTLFETISINMGMSWNYWIFAINSLITAFVVYFALPESRGKSLADIQHKMSNDVNS; encoded by the exons ATGACATCGAAAAAAGCAATCTTCAGACAAACACTTATATTGCTACCAG TGTACGTAAACGTGGTACTGATGGGAGCAACGGTGGGATGGATAGCGAACGCGTTGTATCTATTGAAACAGCCATCAGCCATTGGTAAGGCGATCACATTCACTCAAGGATCGTGGATTGCAGCCTCAACGCAAGTAGGAAAATTGGTATTCGCAATTCCGGCAGGAATTTTGACCGATAAAATAGGAAGAAAGAAGATCTGTACCGGCGTAGCTGTCACTAATGTCGTATGCTGGCTGACGTTATCAATTAGCCAGTCCAtcgggatgattttttttatacg ATTCATGCAAGGTGTGACCATAGCACTGCTGCATTCTGTGGCGTTAATGCTGATAGGCGAAATAGCTTCACCACGACTTCGCGGGACGTACGTAGGCATGTATCAAGTATGTTCGTACACTGGCACCCTGTTCGAGTCAATAGTGGCAGTAATTTTCCCATCATATCGAATACTCGCATACGCAACCACAGCATTAGGTTTAATCTACTTCGCTCTATTTTGGTGGCTAGAAGAATCACCCAGTTACCTCTTAAGCACTGGTAAAGATTCTCTAGGATTCCAAGTCCTACGTCATATTCGACCCGACTCAACCGAAAGCGAACTAAACGAAGAGTTTGATTCGATGAAGAGAAGCATAAACGCcgaaaaggaaagaaaaaacacctcgaattttatgcaatttttattctCACCCGTGAATCGAAATTGCTTATTGTTAATGATAACAATGCACTTTTTCGCTTGCTTTACCGGATCAGCACCTTTATCTTCTTACGTGACTTTAATTCTTCCCAAGAATAACTACGTGGAGAAAAAATTCTACCCTTTGATTTCAGTCAGTCTGAAAATATCTTCGGCCATGGGGGTGAGTTTTATACTCGATAAATTACCCAGAAAAGTATTATACGTCTCAGTGACGATATTAGTATTCGTTGTACAAATGGCCAATGGGTTTTTGAGTTTATTTAGAACGTTGTTCGGTTCAAATTGGGATATAGCCTATATAATCggaaattatgtatttttactCATCTGGGCGAGTTTTCTGGAGCCAATCAACGATTTAGTACGATCGGAAATACTGCCTCAGAATATAAAAGGGTTCGGAAGTTCATTATGTGTAATGTCTATGGCAGCTTCGAAAGCGTTGAGTTACACGTTATTCGAGACGATTTCCATCAACATGGGCATGTCCTGGAATTACTGGATTTTCGCGATTAACTCTTTGATTACAGCATTCGTAGTTTATTTCGCATTACCGGAGAGTCGCGGCAAGTCGTTGGCAGACATTCAACACAAAATGAGCAATGATGTTAATTCTTAG